The following proteins come from a genomic window of Corallococcus sp. NCRR:
- a CDS encoding NADH-quinone oxidoreductase subunit N translates to MNLPNLTLADFLPMLPAIIMVVAASVLLLSEVFLSATASRGYQAVLTVVAAVASGAVAVGLMFEPPQEVFLGFGVLDPFSSFLTLVVSVGLGLAALSAVGFLRKRGAERGEFYALMLFASAGMSLLAMSSEFITIFVNIEVLSIATYALTAYLRRGTRPSEAGFKYFILGAFSSAILLYGTALLYGATGTTKLNDIAGPLQQALSTNPALVYVGAVLIAAGFAFKVAAVPFHMWTPDVYEGAPTPVTALMSAGVKAAAFASLVRVFVTVGKGMDPKLPLMLFATLALLTMIAGNLMAIPQRNVKRMLAYSSIAHAGYLLLGVAALFVAAPGEHFRLLSASSLSGGTPLDVARSDALRGILYYLLAYTFSAAGAFAMVSALERREDEEKGTAWDLERFAGLAQRRPGWAFAMAAFMLSLGGIPPTVGFMSKLLIFQAAIDVGLVGLTVVAVLSSAAGAYYYLRVVVYMFMHPVPEGAQPLERNWGTEAALVIATVAVVLLGILPGHVTDWLAQAGTLFGQ, encoded by the coding sequence ATGAACCTGCCAAATCTCACCCTGGCGGATTTCCTCCCCATGCTGCCCGCCATCATCATGGTGGTGGCGGCCTCCGTCCTGCTGTTGTCGGAGGTGTTCCTCTCCGCGACGGCGTCCCGCGGCTACCAGGCGGTGCTCACCGTCGTGGCGGCGGTGGCCAGCGGCGCCGTCGCCGTGGGCCTGATGTTCGAGCCGCCGCAGGAGGTGTTCCTCGGCTTCGGCGTGTTGGACCCCTTCTCCAGCTTCCTCACCCTGGTGGTGAGCGTGGGCCTGGGGCTGGCGGCGCTGAGCGCGGTGGGCTTCCTGCGCAAGCGTGGCGCGGAGCGCGGTGAGTTCTACGCGCTGATGCTCTTCGCCTCCGCGGGCATGAGCCTGCTGGCGATGTCGTCGGAGTTCATCACCATCTTCGTCAACATCGAGGTGCTCTCCATCGCGACGTACGCGCTGACGGCGTACCTGCGCCGCGGCACGCGCCCCAGCGAGGCGGGCTTCAAGTACTTCATCCTGGGCGCCTTCTCCTCCGCCATCCTGCTCTACGGCACGGCGCTCCTGTACGGCGCCACGGGCACCACGAAGCTCAACGACATCGCGGGGCCGCTGCAGCAGGCCCTGTCCACCAACCCGGCGCTCGTCTACGTGGGCGCGGTGCTCATCGCCGCGGGCTTCGCGTTCAAGGTGGCGGCCGTGCCGTTCCACATGTGGACGCCGGACGTGTACGAGGGCGCCCCCACCCCGGTGACGGCCCTCATGAGCGCGGGCGTGAAGGCGGCGGCGTTCGCGTCGCTGGTGCGCGTGTTCGTCACGGTGGGCAAGGGCATGGACCCCAAGCTGCCGCTGATGCTCTTCGCCACGCTGGCGCTGCTCACGATGATCGCCGGCAACCTGATGGCGATTCCGCAGCGCAACGTGAAGCGCATGCTGGCGTACTCCTCCATCGCGCACGCGGGCTACCTGCTCCTGGGCGTGGCGGCGCTGTTCGTCGCGGCCCCGGGCGAGCACTTCCGCCTGCTGTCCGCGTCGTCGCTGTCCGGTGGCACGCCGCTGGACGTGGCGCGCTCGGACGCGCTGCGCGGCATCCTCTACTACCTGTTGGCGTACACCTTCAGCGCGGCGGGCGCCTTCGCCATGGTCTCCGCGCTGGAGCGCCGCGAGGACGAAGAGAAGGGGACCGCGTGGGACCTGGAGCGCTTCGCGGGCCTCGCGCAGCGCCGTCCGGGTTGGGCGTTCGCCATGGCAGCCTTCATGCTGTCCCTGGGCGGCATCCCCCCCACCGTGGGCTTCATGAGCAAGCTGCTCATCTTCCAGGCCGCCATCGACGTGGGCCTGGTGGGCCTCACCGTGGTGGCGGTGCTCAGCAGCGCGGCGGGCGCGTATTACTACCTGCGCGTCGTGGTCTACATGTTCATGCACCCCGTCCCCGAGGGCGCGCAGCCGCTGGAGCGCAACTGGGGCACGGAGGCCGCGCTCGTCATCGCCACCGTCGCCGTGGTGCTGCTGGGCATCCTCCCCGGCCACGTCACCGACTGGCTCGCCCAGGCCGGCACGCTGTTCGGCCAGTAG
- a CDS encoding complex I subunit 4 family protein, producing the protein MSFFDTHLLNVVIYLPLVFAALVLALPASEHGQVRTITFVGMLLDLVFGVWAYFRFDPSGAEFQMEYRVPWFQQFGMSYHLGVDGLAVSLLLLTVFLGPLVVLASTTYIQHRIKEFHLALLVLQTTMLGALASMDVLLFYIFFEAMLIPMYLMVGVWGAEDRRMAAVKFFLYTLVGSLLMLVAIVAVYFISGGPGVRSFDYGTLYNNLLAANQQLAACSAGPEGACAGLSGLAATLHTYGPWMFAAFALAFAIKVPMWPVHTWLPDAHVQAPVAGSMILAGVMLKMGTYGFWRFAIPLFPVAAHQARPFLAVLAVIGIVYGALMCLAQRDIKKLIAYSSVSHLGYCMLGLLAVTGEGATGSAYQMLNHGISTGALFLLFGFLYERRHTRLMSDYGGIAKVMPVFTAAFVIITFSSVAVPGTNGFIGEFLVLMGTFKSSLPLGFGAFATLGVILGAAYMLWMVQKVFFGSITHRENQHLRDMNLREMLTTAPFIVLVAVMGLMPQPFLDRIAPSTDRYVARASVGAPGATQAKDDQLRVEVMSLPSTAAAARPSVPAAPLAVRE; encoded by the coding sequence ATGAGCTTCTTCGACACCCACCTGTTGAACGTCGTCATCTACCTGCCGCTCGTCTTCGCGGCGCTGGTGCTCGCGCTGCCGGCCAGTGAGCACGGGCAGGTCCGCACCATCACCTTCGTGGGCATGCTGCTGGACCTGGTGTTCGGCGTCTGGGCGTACTTCCGCTTCGACCCGTCCGGCGCCGAGTTCCAGATGGAGTACCGCGTCCCGTGGTTCCAGCAGTTCGGGATGAGCTACCACCTGGGCGTGGACGGCCTGGCCGTGAGCCTGCTGCTCCTGACGGTGTTCCTGGGCCCGCTGGTGGTGCTCGCCTCCACCACGTACATCCAGCACCGCATCAAGGAGTTCCACCTGGCGCTGCTGGTGCTCCAGACGACGATGCTGGGCGCGCTGGCGTCGATGGACGTCCTGCTCTTCTACATCTTCTTCGAGGCCATGCTCATCCCCATGTACCTGATGGTGGGTGTGTGGGGCGCCGAGGATCGCCGCATGGCGGCGGTGAAGTTCTTCCTCTACACGCTGGTCGGCTCGCTGCTGATGCTGGTGGCCATCGTGGCCGTGTACTTCATCAGCGGCGGCCCGGGCGTGCGCTCGTTCGACTACGGCACGCTCTACAACAACCTGCTCGCCGCCAATCAGCAGCTCGCCGCGTGCAGCGCCGGGCCGGAGGGCGCGTGCGCGGGCCTTTCGGGCCTGGCCGCCACGCTGCACACCTACGGGCCGTGGATGTTCGCCGCGTTCGCGCTGGCGTTCGCCATCAAGGTCCCCATGTGGCCGGTGCACACCTGGTTGCCGGACGCGCACGTGCAGGCGCCGGTGGCGGGCTCCATGATCCTGGCCGGCGTGATGCTGAAGATGGGCACCTACGGCTTCTGGCGCTTCGCGATCCCGCTCTTCCCGGTGGCGGCGCACCAGGCCCGTCCGTTCCTCGCGGTGCTGGCGGTGATTGGCATCGTGTACGGCGCGCTGATGTGCCTGGCGCAGCGGGACATCAAGAAGCTCATCGCGTACTCGTCCGTCAGCCACCTGGGCTACTGCATGCTGGGCCTGCTCGCCGTCACCGGTGAGGGCGCCACGGGCAGCGCGTACCAGATGCTCAACCACGGCATCTCCACGGGCGCGCTGTTCCTCCTGTTCGGCTTCCTCTACGAGCGCCGCCACACGCGCCTGATGTCGGACTACGGCGGCATCGCCAAGGTGATGCCGGTGTTCACCGCGGCGTTCGTCATCATCACCTTCTCGTCGGTGGCGGTGCCGGGCACCAACGGCTTCATCGGCGAGTTCCTGGTGCTGATGGGCACGTTCAAGAGCAGCCTGCCCCTGGGCTTCGGCGCGTTCGCCACGCTGGGCGTCATCCTGGGCGCGGCGTACATGCTGTGGATGGTGCAGAAGGTGTTCTTCGGCAGCATCACGCACCGGGAGAACCAGCACCTGCGCGACATGAACCTGCGTGAGATGCTCACCACGGCCCCCTTCATCGTGCTGGTGGCGGTGATGGGCCTGATGCCGCAGCCCTTCCTGGACCGCATCGCTCCGTCCACGGACCGCTACGTGGCGCGCGCCAGCGTGGGCGCTCCGGGCGCCACCCAGGCGAAGGACGACCAGCTGCGCGTGGAGGTGATGTCGCTGCCCTCCACCGCCGCCGCGGCCCGCCCCTCCGTTCCCGCCGCGCCGCTCGCCGTCCGCGAGTAG
- the nuoL gene encoding NADH-quinone oxidoreductase subunit L: MDGSLVEFFRTAPIPPEVFSPSLGLIILLPLLGAFVCGVFGKWLGRANVHLVACSAIAGAFVLSLLAFWATSDAAGGRVVSMANPFGIERDTIRYAIAYDYGTWFAAGDFRVNFGLLVDHLSGILLLIITGVGFLIHLYSTSYMEHDDGYWRFFAYLNLFVAAMLTLVMADNLVLLFVGWEGVGMASYLLIGFWYTDSAKAWAGRKAFVTNRIGDFAFLIATFLLILTVGAFNRQADARDYNAAATSRARYEQGISQKGPVTFKGLEKLALALPEGTGGAVSLSTPIESGPLSGYTFGGVMTSIMLLFLLGAAGKSAQLPLYVWLPDAMAGPTPVSALIHAATMVTAGVYLFCRMSALLVLSPTAMATIAIVGALTSLLAALIAFAQDDIKKVLAYSTVSQLGIMFMGVGMGVFWAAAMHLMTHAFFKACLFLGAGSVMHGNGDETDIKKLGGLWKEMKWTHATFLISTLAITGIFPIMSGFFSKDAIFHGVHHNHLHGLEWVSGFVYVLGLLITASTAFYMSRVYLLTFTGKRSPEAKLAHAHESAWHMTLPLVILAFLAFITFVYALPLMPRVGGGTQPVFENFLSPVLRPAETVARVAETVKLDTSVPGVGDYAFAWMWALLGGGAAAFAYLKFFPSRVGQPVPAFARAVRRTALNKFYVDEFYEFILIRPVKFVAFILFRVVDALVIDTVLVRGTAYVTEKVGLGLRRLQTGDAQAYAAIMALAILGGAVYALVQVLS; encoded by the coding sequence ATGGACGGATCCCTCGTCGAGTTCTTCAGAACCGCACCCATCCCCCCGGAGGTGTTTTCGCCCTCGCTGGGGTTGATCATCCTGCTGCCGCTCCTGGGCGCGTTCGTGTGCGGCGTGTTCGGCAAGTGGCTGGGCCGCGCCAACGTGCACCTGGTGGCGTGCTCCGCCATCGCCGGCGCCTTCGTGCTGAGCCTGCTGGCCTTCTGGGCCACCAGCGACGCGGCCGGCGGGCGCGTGGTGAGCATGGCCAACCCGTTCGGCATCGAGCGGGACACCATCCGCTACGCCATCGCGTACGACTACGGGACGTGGTTCGCCGCCGGTGACTTCCGGGTGAACTTCGGCCTGCTGGTGGACCACCTGTCGGGCATCCTGCTGCTCATCATCACGGGCGTCGGCTTCCTCATCCACCTGTACTCCACCAGCTACATGGAGCACGACGATGGGTACTGGCGCTTCTTCGCGTACCTGAACCTCTTCGTCGCCGCGATGCTCACGCTGGTGATGGCCGACAACCTGGTCCTGCTCTTCGTGGGCTGGGAGGGCGTCGGCATGGCCAGCTACCTGCTCATCGGCTTCTGGTACACGGACAGCGCGAAGGCGTGGGCGGGCCGCAAGGCGTTCGTCACCAACCGCATCGGTGACTTCGCGTTCCTCATCGCCACGTTCCTGCTCATCCTCACGGTGGGCGCCTTCAACCGCCAGGCGGACGCGCGGGACTACAACGCGGCGGCCACGTCGCGGGCCCGCTACGAGCAGGGCATCTCCCAGAAGGGCCCCGTCACCTTCAAGGGCCTGGAGAAGCTGGCCCTGGCCCTGCCGGAAGGCACGGGCGGCGCGGTGTCCCTGTCCACGCCCATCGAGTCCGGGCCGCTGTCCGGCTACACCTTCGGCGGCGTGATGACGTCCATCATGCTGCTCTTCCTCCTGGGCGCCGCGGGCAAGAGCGCGCAGCTGCCGCTCTACGTCTGGCTTCCGGACGCGATGGCCGGCCCGACGCCGGTCTCCGCGCTCATCCACGCCGCCACGATGGTGACCGCGGGCGTGTACCTGTTCTGCCGCATGAGCGCGCTGCTCGTGCTGTCCCCCACCGCCATGGCGACCATCGCCATCGTGGGCGCGCTCACGTCGCTTTTGGCGGCGCTCATCGCGTTCGCGCAGGACGACATCAAGAAGGTGCTCGCCTACTCCACGGTGTCCCAGCTGGGCATCATGTTCATGGGCGTGGGCATGGGCGTCTTCTGGGCCGCCGCGATGCACCTGATGACGCACGCGTTCTTCAAGGCCTGCCTCTTCCTGGGCGCCGGCAGCGTGATGCACGGCAACGGGGACGAGACGGACATCAAGAAGCTGGGCGGCCTGTGGAAGGAGATGAAGTGGACGCACGCCACGTTCCTCATCTCCACGCTGGCCATCACCGGCATCTTCCCCATCATGTCCGGCTTCTTCTCCAAGGACGCCATCTTCCACGGCGTGCACCACAACCACCTGCACGGTCTGGAGTGGGTGTCCGGCTTCGTCTACGTACTGGGCCTGCTCATCACCGCGTCCACGGCGTTCTACATGTCGCGCGTCTACCTGCTGACCTTCACGGGCAAGCGGTCCCCGGAGGCGAAGCTGGCGCACGCGCATGAGAGCGCGTGGCACATGACGCTGCCGCTGGTCATCCTGGCGTTCCTGGCCTTCATCACCTTCGTCTACGCCCTGCCCCTGATGCCCCGCGTGGGCGGCGGGACGCAGCCGGTGTTCGAGAACTTCCTGTCCCCCGTGCTGCGCCCGGCGGAGACGGTGGCCCGCGTGGCGGAGACGGTGAAGCTGGACACCAGCGTGCCTGGCGTCGGGGACTACGCCTTCGCGTGGATGTGGGCGCTCCTGGGCGGCGGCGCCGCGGCGTTCGCCTACCTGAAGTTCTTCCCCTCGCGCGTGGGCCAGCCGGTGCCGGCCTTCGCCCGCGCGGTCCGCCGCACGGCGCTCAACAAGTTCTACGTGGATGAGTTCTACGAGTTCATCCTCATCCGGCCGGTGAAGTTCGTGGCCTTCATCCTCTTCCGCGTGGTGGACGCGCTCGTCATCGACACGGTGCTGGTGCGTGGCACCGCGTACGTCACGGAGAAGGTGGGCCTCGGGCTGCGCCGGCTCCAGACGGGTGACGCGCAGGCCTACGCCGCCATCATGGCGCTCGCCATCCTGGGCGGCGCGGTCTACGCCCTCGTGCAGGTGCTTTCATGA
- the nuoK gene encoding NADH-quinone oxidoreductase subunit NuoK: MVPITYYLLLAAALFCMGMFGVLVRTNALVVFMCVELMLNAVNLTFLAFARMHGEGTGHVSAFFVIAVAAAEAAIGLAIVIAVFRSRGSVNVDDIRTMKH, from the coding sequence ATGGTCCCCATCACCTACTACCTCCTGCTGGCCGCGGCCCTCTTCTGCATGGGCATGTTCGGCGTGCTGGTGCGCACCAACGCGCTGGTCGTCTTCATGTGCGTGGAGCTGATGCTCAACGCGGTCAACCTCACGTTCCTGGCCTTCGCGCGCATGCACGGCGAAGGCACGGGCCACGTGTCCGCCTTCTTCGTCATCGCCGTGGCGGCCGCGGAAGCGGCCATCGGTCTGGCCATCGTCATCGCGGTCTTCCGCAGTCGCGGGTCCGTGAACGTCGACGACATCCGGACGATGAAGCACTAA
- a CDS encoding NADH-quinone oxidoreductase subunit J family protein gives MNIELVLFGVFAVMTLLSAGLVITARSPINSAMALVSTFFFLAGIYVLLWAHTVAAVQVLVYAGAIMVLFLFVIMLLNLGDAPHRGKPTATRLLGGASALGLLAVLAVTLGRTNAQPAQLDAKAQAAFGTMASIGETIFTTWLLPFEAVSLLLLVAMVGAVVVAKSRI, from the coding sequence TTGAACATCGAATTGGTCCTCTTCGGCGTCTTCGCCGTCATGACGCTGCTGTCGGCGGGGCTGGTCATCACCGCGCGGAGCCCCATCAACTCCGCCATGGCCCTGGTGTCGACGTTCTTCTTCCTGGCCGGCATCTACGTGCTGCTCTGGGCGCACACCGTGGCCGCCGTGCAGGTGCTCGTGTACGCGGGCGCCATCATGGTGCTCTTCCTGTTCGTCATCATGCTGCTCAACCTGGGTGACGCCCCCCACCGCGGCAAGCCCACGGCGACGCGGCTGCTGGGCGGCGCCTCCGCGCTGGGCCTGCTGGCCGTGCTGGCCGTGACGCTGGGCCGGACGAACGCGCAGCCCGCGCAGCTGGACGCGAAGGCCCAGGCGGCGTTCGGCACCATGGCGTCCATCGGCGAGACCATCTTCACCACCTGGCTGCTGCCCTTCGAAGCGGTCAGCCTGCTCCTGCTGGTGGCCATGGTGGGCGCGGTGGTGGTGGCCAAGTCCCGCATCTGA
- the nuoF gene encoding NADH-quinone oxidoreductase subunit NuoF, whose product MASTAKAVEPVISAAWGKPQSWTLDSYRSRGGYDGLKRALSMEPAAIIDEVKKSNLRGRGGAGFPTGMKWSFVPKDSPKPKYLAVNGDESEPGTFKDRYILENDPHMMLEGIAIASYALGVHTCYVYLRGEFKFQAERTQAAIDEAYKAGIFGKTLMGKDFALDCYVVRGAGAYICGEETALLESLEGKKGWPRLKPPFPAVVGLFGCPTVVNNVETLASVPPILAKGADWYAKLGTDKSGGTHLVCLSGSVNRPGVYEVGMHTTILELIHDDKYGQGMPKGRKVKAVIPGGSSAPVLGADELDVALEFEALKMKQTMAGSGGVIVMDDATCMVRSLWRVARFYAEESCGQCTPCREGTPWQTRLLRKIEEGRAEMSDIDMLSNVASSIAPYPPIGLGNTICALGDAAALPTHSFLMRFRDEFEAHVREHRCPFGDHPWGSFGDWS is encoded by the coding sequence ATGGCCTCTACGGCAAAGGCGGTCGAACCCGTCATCTCGGCGGCCTGGGGCAAGCCCCAGTCCTGGACCCTCGACAGCTACCGCTCGCGCGGTGGCTATGACGGCCTCAAGCGCGCTCTCTCCATGGAGCCCGCCGCCATCATCGACGAGGTGAAGAAGTCCAACCTGCGCGGCCGTGGCGGCGCGGGCTTCCCCACGGGCATGAAGTGGAGCTTCGTCCCCAAGGACAGCCCCAAGCCCAAGTACCTGGCCGTCAACGGCGACGAGTCCGAGCCGGGCACCTTCAAGGACCGCTACATCCTGGAGAACGACCCGCACATGATGCTGGAGGGCATCGCCATCGCGTCGTACGCGCTGGGCGTGCACACCTGCTACGTGTACCTGCGCGGCGAGTTCAAGTTCCAGGCGGAGCGCACCCAGGCTGCCATCGACGAGGCCTACAAGGCCGGCATCTTCGGCAAGACGCTGATGGGCAAGGACTTCGCGCTCGACTGCTACGTCGTCCGCGGCGCGGGCGCGTACATCTGCGGCGAGGAGACGGCGCTGCTGGAGTCCCTGGAAGGCAAGAAGGGCTGGCCCCGCCTGAAGCCCCCCTTCCCCGCGGTGGTGGGCCTCTTCGGCTGCCCCACGGTGGTGAACAACGTGGAGACGCTCGCCAGCGTGCCCCCCATCCTCGCCAAGGGCGCGGACTGGTACGCGAAGCTGGGCACGGACAAGTCGGGCGGCACGCACCTGGTCTGCCTGTCCGGCTCCGTGAACCGCCCCGGCGTCTACGAGGTGGGGATGCACACCACCATCCTGGAGCTGATCCACGACGACAAGTACGGCCAGGGCATGCCCAAGGGCCGCAAGGTCAAGGCGGTCATCCCGGGCGGCTCCTCGGCGCCGGTGCTGGGCGCGGACGAGCTGGACGTGGCGCTGGAGTTCGAGGCGCTGAAGATGAAGCAGACGATGGCCGGCTCCGGCGGCGTCATCGTGATGGACGACGCCACCTGCATGGTGCGCAGCCTCTGGCGCGTGGCCCGCTTCTACGCGGAAGAGTCCTGCGGCCAGTGCACCCCGTGCCGCGAGGGCACGCCGTGGCAGACCCGCCTCCTGCGCAAGATCGAGGAAGGCCGCGCGGAGATGAGCGACATCGACATGCTGTCGAACGTCGCCTCCTCCATCGCGCCCTACCCCCCCATCGGCCTGGGCAACACCATCTGCGCGCTGGGTGACGCGGCGGCGCTGCCCACGCACTCCTTCCTCATGCGGTTCCGGGACGAGTTCGAGGCTCACGTACGGGAGCACCGCTGCCCGTTCGGTGACCACCCCTGGGGTTCCTTCGGAGACTGGTCTTGA
- a CDS encoding NADH-quinone oxidoreductase subunit NuoE family protein: MAEPLFTPEEQKKFDAGIAEILSHYPSDRKSAGMLPALRLLQDLKGWLPPEGLRLVARNLEVTPERAYEVASFYVMYHLKKPGKYVIDVCTNLSCSLWGAEKMLAYLEQKLGLTAGETNDKFTLRETECLASCGTAPCLQINEDHHERLTQAKLDAILARLS; encoded by the coding sequence ATGGCGGAGCCCCTGTTCACTCCTGAAGAGCAGAAGAAGTTCGACGCGGGGATCGCGGAAATCCTCTCGCACTACCCCTCTGATCGCAAAAGCGCCGGCATGCTTCCCGCGCTGCGCCTGCTGCAGGACCTCAAGGGGTGGTTGCCTCCTGAAGGTCTGCGGCTGGTCGCGAGGAATCTGGAGGTCACGCCGGAGCGCGCCTACGAGGTCGCCAGCTTCTACGTGATGTACCACCTCAAGAAGCCGGGCAAGTACGTCATCGACGTCTGCACGAACCTCTCCTGCTCCCTCTGGGGCGCGGAGAAGATGCTCGCGTACCTGGAGCAGAAGCTGGGCCTCACCGCCGGGGAGACGAACGACAAGTTCACCCTGCGCGAGACGGAGTGCCTGGCGTCCTGCGGGACGGCGCCCTGCCTGCAGATCAACGAGGATCACCACGAGCGCCTGACCCAGGCGAAGCTGGACGCCATCCTGGCCCGGCTGTCGTGA
- a CDS encoding TIGR02266 family protein, which yields MSLDPADQRQHPRIPTILRVDYAHGRPLRDVTENLSAGGFFVQTEQLFAVGDELRLALSFPGLLDPVEVAGTVAWVRIAAPDQPGGVGIRVESEQDRRRLGDILSAAGPNDSAVTPSEQDGYRVLIVEDNPHIIEMYSYVLKKLASNDLHGKVPLEVHFAPDGHHALLRLREDRFSLVMLDLYMPVMDGFALVERIREEEELKGIPVIAISAGGKEAQERAMQLGVDIYLRKPVRFVEVLETVKQLLRIR from the coding sequence ATGAGCCTGGACCCTGCGGACCAGCGGCAGCACCCTCGTATCCCCACCATCCTCCGGGTGGACTACGCCCATGGCCGGCCGCTGCGGGACGTGACGGAAAACCTCTCCGCCGGAGGGTTCTTCGTCCAGACCGAGCAGCTCTTCGCGGTGGGAGACGAGCTGCGGCTTGCTCTTTCTTTCCCGGGACTGCTGGATCCGGTAGAAGTCGCGGGGACGGTGGCGTGGGTGCGCATCGCCGCGCCGGATCAGCCGGGCGGCGTGGGCATCCGTGTGGAGAGCGAGCAGGACCGGCGGCGACTGGGTGACATCTTGAGTGCGGCGGGACCCAACGACAGCGCGGTGACCCCTTCGGAGCAGGACGGGTACCGTGTGCTCATCGTCGAGGACAACCCGCACATCATCGAGATGTACAGCTACGTGCTGAAGAAGCTCGCGAGCAACGATCTGCACGGGAAGGTCCCGCTGGAGGTCCACTTCGCCCCGGACGGCCACCACGCCCTCCTGCGGCTGCGCGAGGACCGCTTCAGCCTGGTGATGCTGGACCTCTACATGCCGGTGATGGACGGCTTCGCCCTGGTGGAGCGCATCCGGGAGGAGGAGGAGCTCAAGGGCATCCCGGTCATCGCGATCTCCGCGGGTGGCAAGGAGGCCCAGGAGCGGGCGATGCAGCTGGGGGTGGACATCTACCTGCGCAAGCCCGTGCGGTTCGTGGAAGTGCTGGAGACGGTGAAGCAGCTGCTGCGCATCCGGTAG
- a CDS encoding serine/threonine-protein kinase: MTKPAIHRDTVSGEALLILQNLRENGRLGRSNKLADVKAALEPSVSLEFDSYFFFLRKFHYIAMDREAQLKLTEQGERVVEGDLQDRFASEVDDFFADQLLPAEDATHIGRPLDEDEPMSVPPPPPELLLDEAEVDASSSAGASAQSQVGPPPVPPSRTHRVAMPALDLGQVATQMQAAAPPPIATPQPQPALRQEGPAEGRRETFIGLPPAPAPQPVVVTAPVPSASQPIIITPPLAATPAPMPPPATPSAPAAPVPHAAAAAAAKGSSDLDLRYQKFDPIGTGPLGTVFKGRYNALGLDICIKELKDIFGYFSFLQRGEVLKRLKKELCAQAQVRHPGVVQILDQNVDSARPYFVVELMRGSLKEKLEAAGGKGIDVQHALRTFLQLAYGLKAAHAAGLTHHNIKPENVLFDAYGNAKLSDFGMSRVVEVDATKGMPQVFVGTGGMVYMAPELMNKGVQEAGPAADVYALGILLYEMFTGQIPGRRSPLPSEVNPEAPSGLDQLFDKATQDRREQRYPDVDAMLADFYKAFPEREYLDRGALILSSDPQE; the protein is encoded by the coding sequence ATGACGAAGCCCGCCATCCATCGTGACACCGTCAGTGGCGAGGCGCTGCTCATCCTGCAGAATCTGCGGGAGAACGGCCGCCTGGGACGCTCGAACAAGCTGGCCGACGTGAAGGCCGCCCTCGAGCCGTCCGTCTCGCTGGAGTTCGACAGCTACTTCTTCTTCCTGCGCAAGTTCCACTACATCGCCATGGACCGCGAGGCCCAGCTGAAGCTCACCGAACAGGGTGAGCGGGTGGTGGAGGGGGACCTGCAGGACCGGTTCGCGTCGGAGGTCGACGACTTCTTCGCGGATCAGCTCCTGCCCGCGGAGGACGCCACGCACATCGGCCGTCCGCTGGACGAGGACGAACCGATGAGCGTCCCGCCGCCGCCGCCAGAGCTGCTCCTGGACGAGGCGGAGGTGGATGCGTCCTCCTCGGCCGGGGCCTCCGCCCAGTCCCAGGTGGGGCCGCCCCCGGTGCCGCCTTCGCGCACGCACCGCGTGGCCATGCCGGCGCTGGATCTGGGGCAGGTCGCGACCCAGATGCAGGCCGCCGCGCCGCCGCCCATCGCGACGCCGCAGCCCCAGCCGGCGCTCCGCCAGGAAGGCCCCGCGGAAGGACGCCGGGAGACCTTCATCGGGCTGCCGCCGGCGCCCGCGCCCCAGCCCGTCGTGGTGACCGCGCCGGTTCCCAGCGCGTCCCAACCGATCATCATCACCCCTCCGCTCGCCGCCACGCCCGCTCCGATGCCCCCTCCCGCCACGCCTTCCGCTCCCGCAGCCCCGGTTCCCCACGCCGCCGCCGCGGCCGCCGCGAAGGGCTCCAGCGACCTGGACCTGCGCTACCAGAAGTTCGACCCCATTGGCACGGGGCCGCTGGGGACGGTCTTCAAGGGCCGCTACAACGCGCTGGGGCTGGACATCTGCATCAAGGAGCTGAAGGACATCTTCGGCTACTTCTCCTTCCTGCAGCGCGGTGAGGTCCTCAAGCGCCTGAAGAAGGAGCTGTGCGCGCAGGCGCAGGTGCGCCACCCGGGCGTGGTGCAGATCCTCGACCAGAACGTGGACTCGGCGCGGCCCTACTTCGTGGTGGAGCTGATGCGCGGCAGCCTGAAGGAGAAGCTGGAGGCCGCGGGCGGCAAGGGCATTGACGTGCAGCACGCGCTGCGCACCTTCCTGCAGTTGGCGTACGGCCTGAAGGCCGCGCACGCCGCGGGGCTCACCCACCACAACATCAAGCCGGAGAACGTCCTCTTCGACGCGTACGGCAACGCGAAGCTCTCCGACTTCGGCATGAGCCGCGTGGTGGAGGTGGACGCGACGAAGGGCATGCCCCAGGTGTTCGTGGGCACGGGCGGCATGGTCTACATGGCGCCGGAGCTGATGAACAAGGGCGTCCAGGAGGCGGGCCCCGCCGCGGACGTGTACGCCCTGGGCATCCTGCTCTACGAGATGTTCACCGGTCAGATTCCGGGCCGCCGCTCGCCGCTGCCGTCGGAGGTGAACCCGGAGGCGCCCAGCGGGTTGGATCAGCTCTTCGACAAGGCCACTCAGGACCGGCGCGAGCAGCGCTACCCGGACGTGGACGCGATGCTGGCGGACTTCTACAAGGCGTTCCCGGAGCGCGAGTACCTGGACCGCGGCGCGCTCATCCTGTCGTCGGATCCGCAGGAGTAG